CGCCAGCTCTGTCCCCACGTCAACTGCATCACACAGCTCAGGGCTCCAGAGAGGCTGTAGAGCAGGATGAacgcaaaaaaaatattatttatgctCTAAACAACTCTTACAATGAATCTATTAAAATATGCTGCACCTATGGGCCTTAAAGTTGAAGTATCTGTTGCTTTTAAGAATACAAATACATAGTCTGAACAAAtactcagcagcagcaaatgCAAACTGCTATTCGCAAGGGTTTAATTATCTTAATATTTATGTGTTCATCCAAACAATAAATGCCCATGTTGGTGGGATCCACACATTGAGCCATATAATGAAAAACTGGACCAGCTTTTAGATCTTACTGCAGGTCATTCACAATTTTTTCTTAGGCATTTATACACATCAGCAATAAAATCCCACTTAACCATCATATTTGTTTCATCAGATTCAGACACTGTAATGTGCTTCCATCTGGCTCTCATTTTCCAGCAAAGATGCCAAATATAACCAGAGCATCCACGCTTAAGTAAAAAAAGAATCAGCACACACTACACAGTAATACGTTTCAAGTTTAGCCAAAGGGATATTTTTGGACTTCACACTGTTTCACTCCTCCATTAGCAAAGACCAATCAGAAACTGATAATTTGCTACTAGTTTTCTCAGACCTTCTCCTGTGATTCTCACCTGCTGGGGTCCCCGCACACTCTCCTGGGAGAGCGAGGATGATGTTGAATGGGAGGGGGATGGAGGGTAGACAAAAGGCATGGGCAGTTCCACGGGCTCCTCCTCTGTCAGTGTGGAGGAGACACTAGTGAGAGGCCGCTTCATGGGCATGGTCAGACCAATGTGTCGCTCCGGAGCACTGTTCAGGAAGTCATATTCACTGTCCGCAGAGGGTGGGAATTTGACACTGAGTTTGGTGAGAGAGTCTACCAAGTCCCTGTCCTCCTGGCTGGCGCCTCGCGATGCTAGAGATTCAGGCAGGAGTGGGATATCCACGGCTGATCTCAGAGCTGTGGAAAAGGGTCTCTCTGCCTCTGCGGTACGATCTGTGCACTGGATGGGCATGGAGAACCGCTGATCTGTCAGAAGGCCAAAAAGTATGACATTTTACACAGTTCTTTCGTTCTCCTGTCAACATGCAGATGCAATCCACGTCTGGCTTTAAGAACATTTGAACTTGACCCCATTCTCACAAGCTGTACACATAGACAAATAGCTGCAGATCATTCCTATACTAGTCCTTTTAATATGTAGGGGTATATATATTTTACCAATCTAGATAATCAGTTAGATTCTACAagtataaattaataaaatattttcaaacattttaaaattttatttgaatatcCAAGCTATATTATACATTCTACAGCTACTATCCAAAGCCAACATCCTGCATTTCTCAGTGGAATTATTACATTTGTTTATCCACATTATTTTCAGAGGTGGCCAGCCACGGTTCAAAAAGGCAATCAGGCATTCATGTAGTCCTAATTAAAGTGTTGTTACCTCATTAAAGAACAAAGCAAAAGTAAAGTCATAAGCTGttacaaaatacacaaacctATTTCAATTTGACAACTTTACTTTAAAACAACTGaattaagaaaacaaaagtCTTTAGGTTCAGACTGTGCAAAACAGAAGGTAATATGtagtaaatattaatattaccGTTTGATGTATCATTTCCTCCATGGAATCTCTTTAGATgatctttttgtcttcttgttaaAGACCGAATCTGTCGGAATTTGCCTTGAATTGCTTCAAATGCTTCCAGCATGTCCTGACTGGCAAATAAATAAGTagagtgtgagaggaaaaatcCATTCTTCAATTGTAATGtcaatgattttttattttttttcaaaagaagtCTTGCAAGGAGAGACACATACTAGTCAACGCTGCTGTTGACTGGCAAATTAGGAGCAACAGCAACAGTGCCCATATTCTcctgaaaaaagacacattaaatTTATAGTGATAATTAACAACAATTATCCAAGAGCATATTGTTGATACATCTGCAGTTCTATTTATACATCACAGATTTATATTGACTGatgaaaaaatatttcctgGCTGGTTAAATAATAACAGCAAAGCTCAGGCTGCTGAACGGTGCGGCGATATTATCCTCTAGCACCATCTGGTGAGGTAAAAGTGGATACACTGtgtgcagagaaaaacagagggTGGATACTATTACAGCAGCAATGCAGGCCACATCGAATGCTTGTATaataggaaaataaataattggaAGCATGgagaaattatgaaaatgtttggAGATTCCCTTTTTATGTAAACTAGAACAAGAACTGATTGTCCCTTAAATATCCTAAAAGCATCTGCAAAACGCTTTcataaagagaataaaatgtcGTATTTGTGCTTGTGACCTTACGGTCACAAAGAAAATGCTTAAAAGTTGTTTAACCATACAGATTGCATATggataaacaacattttaagcTTCATAACTGATGCAATACCCACTTGGCACCAGCATTACAACATCCTTTTGCACTGACACATATGCAGTAAATTTATGCAGAAGTATCTTCACCGTCTATGTATGTGAGAGGAAGCTGTATGTATGCACATCCTTAAATTCATGGGGGGGAGGCCTGTTTTGAAAGCCATCATACTGCTGTTGTCACATTGCTTGCTGTAGAAAGAGTATAACTGTGAACATACCGGATACTGTATTTTCCTATAAGTGCTGGCCCCATCAAGGAGATGGTTGCAAGGCTCACATTTCATCTCTCCTAAGAatccaaaacagtgaaaatgaacagtttgcaCAGGAGGTAAAACTAGATCAAGCTGACTCAGCAGAAATTCAGATCCGTTCCAATTTGCTTATATTTCAATGCCCAGATTGCAATGCAGCGCAGGACTAAATGACCTTGTCAGCATTCAAGCTGAGAGATCATCTAGCACATTTCACTAACCTGATGGTTGCCTTGTTGCTGACAACTTTGCTTCCAGTTCTGTAATCAACCGCTGCTGGTCTTCTATCTGCTTCTGAAGCTCTTGAGTGTATTGCTCATAATATTCAGTCTGTAAAAAATGaggtttctgttatttttctggAACGTGTATATCCAGTCAGGTCATTGCTGAAACGTGACACATCTAACGATACAAATATAAGCAATAATCATGCTATTTAACCAGCAAAAAAGGAGCAAACGTACTTTCAAGTGAAGGTGACAATGCAAGCTACCCCGTTATGCTTTCTTTGTGCTATAGCTgttaatgaaaaacatgaaaaagccGTTTTCTTGTCATTACCATTTTCTGCAGCTCCTTTTTGGCATTGTCCTTTTCGATGGAGACCTGGCGATAAGCTTCAAAAGCTTTGTTGAGCTGGTCTGCGATGTTCCTTTCCATGCCTTGTGCTCCACATTCATCACTGACACAGCAGACATGAGCCCTAGGAGGGAAATTACACAATGTCTTACAACGTACAATTACTTACAAATGACACATACTACTAATGACTAGTCTAGTTTGTTAGAGATTACGACTTGTTTACTTGTTTTATAATGTTTCTGCAAACAACTTTTCTTCACAGGCTTAAAACAATAATAAGGAAAGTTAACAAATCCTTACAGGGCTGCCAAATTATTTGGCGGATTTTAAATAAGCTACTGAGCCAACAAACTTGAAAATATCTGCTTATTAGCAAAAACTATTGGCAGGTCTGGTGGATTAAAAAAGGCTGTATTCACATTTCGACCACAGATACCTCCTTCTAGTTCTGTAAGAAACGGCGATGATGAATGATGACAAATAAATTAAGTTGTTCAATGCCTGTGCAGTATATTGCACCACAAAGTACAAGGCAACAAACAGAGTGCTTAGATTGTCTTTTCTTGTTAGGGCTGAAGTTCAGACAACATTTTACCAATTTTGGGACAAATGTAGCTCCACATTTACAGCTGTAAAAAGCTGTTTGAGATGATGCACAGCAAGAAAGAGTCAGGTGGCAGTTTCACCAAGAGCTGCTCATCAATTATTGAGCAATCGTCTTACTAAATGTCATAGTAACACAGTACCTGAAAGTGATactacacagcagcagcagctcctggagCAGCACTACGAGCTACAGGCTGAGTTACAAAAACGACAATAACACTACTTGAGACGCAACAGAGGGTCATTTTAAAGTGTGAACCTTCTACACACAGTCCCGTATTCATTAAACAGCTTAGCCATAGCTCATTCAACCGGTGTTTGATTAAAACAAAGCGACCTAGCAAGAAGTCCACACATCAGTTTGCCTCGCTACCAGAGAGCGCGTCTTCCTTACCTTCATTCGAGTAACTGAAAAAGTCGAATTTAATGTTTCGACACAACCGCTGCGTCGTCCTCAGACGTTCAGATGCAGAGTTACGAAGCTCCGGAGAGGATATGGCAATAATGTATGTTTTACATAGCCTGGTAGAGTTGGGAACTTCCCTCGGGGAATCCCCCTGCTCTGTAGACTTCCGCCTTTACTCGATGCGGACCAATCAGCGCGCAGCTCGGAGCGGCGCTGGTTCAGGGTTCTTCCAGCCTACGCGTCTGCAAACCGACTGTTGTGCACAGAAAAACTGTCCCCAAACTTCAGCAATGCTGTgctcttttgtttttactttccAAAATCTTATTTCTTACACTATTTAACAAGTGTGACTGATTTACTGCTTGATTTAGTGTAAACAGATCTGTATCTGGCATCAAGTCCAGTCAACTTTATTGACACCCCAGTTTTACACACAACATATAGCTATGTAGAAATTGAAACCCTACCAAGATCAATACAAGAAATACAGAGAATGCACATATCACCAACACAGAACATGTGTCATAAAAGAACCAGACATCAATTCATATAAAAAATGTGAGTGAGTAGCTTGGTCTCCTAGAAACTGCTGTTCAGTGCTCCCTATTTTGAAAAAGGGAATAGTAAAAGGGCTGAGCTATATGCTACAAAACCTAACTTAAAAGTATTGCAGCACTGCATGTAAAATAGTGATCAAAGTAGTTTTctgcaacagaaaaaataaggaATAAATAGAGCTAAGAACTGCAGTTCAATGCTCCCTGTTGTGAATAGCAGCTAGAAGTAGAATCTACTTGCTATAAGATCAGAAGGTTCACAGTCCAACGTTTCCTGCTGCAACTGGTTGTACGAATGCGGTGTAAAGAGGGGGACAGTTAGGATCTACCATGAATATAAAAAGGCTTATTTTGGAGTGGTTTTATTTATGGCGCCATACTATATGAGTATGAGCCTATAAACATGACAAGATATCAACATAAGATAATATGGCAGAGGATGCTTTAGCTGATATTGTAGTTTAGTGTTCCAATCAGTAAACAAATGTGCATTTAATTAAGCTGATTTGCAATAAGTTTGAGGTTGTGGAGGTCTTTTGGGGGGCCTGGGGCACTTGGGCATTTGTTTGCTTTGCCTGCTTAGTGGCTAGTCCAGCCTTCAACAGTACATCAATAATTCAAAATGCACTACAAAAGTTATAGAAAACATATATatagatgaaataaaatatatacatatacgtCTAAGTGTGAAATAATAACTAAGTAGCCCTCAGAGGCCCCACTAGGCCTAGTTCACtatatttcagtaattttgttgatttgatCGAACTTTTTATCAGTAAAGACAAATTTAAATGAACAATATGTAAACAAATGAACACACATGGGTACACATGTACACATGCACATCTTTATGTATAATGCATACCTATATATGTTGTAGATAAGAACGTGGACACTGTTTGCACATATACAGGATGTGCACACACAAAGTCACATGTAAATTCAGTTAGATATGGGACAACAATTATGCACTAGACAGAGATAAAGCAGATATTGATAATCCAATATGAAACATAGGTGTATGTTTTTTTAGCATGAGCATATACTGCAATAACATACAATATTGATGTGCCACGAATTTATGATTAATGTCCTTCCTGTTACAAGACAGCTACTGCTTCATCATTTCTCCAATCACTCACTGCTTCatatattttccatatttcagATCTGCATCATCTTTGGCCTTGACTAAATGCACACGTCCCAGACCGGCCCAAGCAAAGAGCGACCCAACAAATACCAGCAGCATCTGAAGAGTCACCAGTAGATGGCAGCTAAGAAAGCCTTTTTGAGCTGATGTGCACTCTTCACTTCTTCATCTGGAGGTTACTGAAGACCCTGAGAGTACAGAGGAGGCTTATGATGTGAGGCTATACacactatataaatatattttatgcaCTGACTCATGGACACGTGTTAGTATCTCTTGAGATGTTTTTCCTGCCTCATTAGCTGAGTTTCTAACACAGCTGGGTGTTACCTCACCATGGCCTGATGCTGGAATTACTGATTAACATCTTCACTTCTTTCCTGTGAGAAAATTTATCTGGTCTgaagtttcactttttcttcccaattgtatttaaatgagccTTTCACTTTAGTTTTTACGTTTTTACAGATAGAGAAGTATGCATTTTGGTAAATGAGCTTTCTCAGTGTCTGATTTAATCCAGAGGTGCCAACAAATGACAGAGCAGGGTAAGTGCATGAGCATTTCTTGTCTCCATTATCGGTCTGAGTATGAATTAGTGCAGACCTTCATGTGACCTGTCCATCACGGTGGGACTCCAGCGAACAGGCTCCTTAAAAGGTCATTTCCCTCAGTCCTTTTCCTGAGGTTCTCATCTCTGACCCTCACTGACATTCCAAACCTCAACCTCTGCTCCTCCTGAGAATGACTTACAGACCCAAAGTGCCACAAACAACCCCGATTCAACTCTCGAAGACTTCCTCGAAGAGAACACCAGGACATCTTAAGggtttcacatattttttcatGGTTGCTTTGAACTTATGGCAATCTGACATAACCCCTGTCTTGTGGttcttgtaaacaaaaaaatgtcattgagaCTGTGGTATACTGATAAGCAATGATGTTACTAGAGAACACTGAGTAAGGCATATGAGTCATTTCAATGACCACATAATCATTCACCTCAAGTaccattttctctttctgttcagTCCTCAattctcattttgttcatatttcctAAGGAGGACATTCTATTACACGACTGGCTGCTCAAGGCATTAATATGTtacagaaaacatcagaaaacaactGAAGTATTTCTACAGTGTATTCTTTGCTCTTCACCAACTCTGCACAGCGTGTCTGAGTGAGAATAAACCACACTAAAGATGACTGCAAACATGATGAGACAGACTCTGTTCCCTTTCATATGGTGATCTGCtctgtttgatttctttttctctttctggctgCTTGCTCCAAAGTAAGTACTGAACGCACTTTATTCACTCTCCCCCTATGCAACCCATAAATCACAATTGCCTCCACAGAGCTCCACAATGCATTACTGTTTTCTAGGCACATAGGCAGAAAGGCGTGCACGCCGTCATTTATCTCGCATTTCACAGTGAAGAATTTCCGTCAACTATAAGTGCATTTCCTGCATTGCAAGACCACAGTATAAGTGCACTCCACAAACCCATAAAAGCTGAGAGAAAAGTAAGTCAAAGCGGAATACAAAGGTGCTGGGTGTTGACTGTAACCCACTGATAACCTTCAGACCTGTAATCAGTCTCTGTTACATGCAGCCATTTAAAACAGACATATACAGTATACCATAAAGGGAGCAgagacatgtttttgtgttgagaAACGGATGTCCTAAAGCTATTTTTGCCATATACCCTGACCTCACTACTTACAAGGGGGCATCAGAAGTGCAGAGAGGCCTCATAAATTTCAGTACAAATGATCTCTAGGGAGATGTGTTGTCCTTCTCGAGCATCACCAgggtatatattttttttttgccctttgtCCACCATAGGAAAAAATTATATATGCTTCATTGAATTACATATACCGGTCATCTCTGCAATTAGCAGGATCAAAAGATTATTTGTATGCACGATACCCTGGTGCCGTAGCTGATGAAATCATCTAACATTATATGCCTGAGGTGGACAATCTCATTTCCCTTTGTGATGTGTCAGTGGTGAAAAGGATGCTAGGCATGCTGTTATAGGGGGGTATTTGAAATACACACCACACTGGAGCCTGGCTCAGCAGTAAATCTTGAGCCAATGAAGGGTCCATCCATGTTTCCTCCATGTCCAGGAAAATAAACAATGTGCTGTAGGTCTGCAGAAACCTGAGATCAGACAGAGGGCAGAGCTGAGGACTCTGGCATGCAgtgggaggaggggagaggaggaatGTAGGGGAAACACAGATCAGATTTCAGCAGCCCGGGGAGAGGTGAAGGAGAGTGAAAAGAAAACCTGGCTGTCAGGAGACCCACAAACTATAAAGGAAAGGAAAATGATCAAGCTGATAGCGACAACAATGCCACAAATATCTTCCTAAAAATGCATGGTATTGTGTAATTTAATCAATCAAGGCACATTGTTTAAACTATTTATCTCGTCTATGAAACGATGTGTTTTTTCCTGAAATACGTGAAAGTAGGTGTGTAAAACATCAGAGCAGACCAGTGAGCCATTTTCCATCAGAAGCTAAAGCTGCAGACAATACTGTTTTGAATGCGACTCTTGCCTCAGGGGCTTCCTGCTATTTGAAGATGGTGGGATGAATATGTTGAAAATCTCTGAGAAGATTCTGTAGTTCGAAGAATTTTACACAATTAGTCATTATAGTCCCAATATTTACAGGGTCTTTTATGATTGTCAGCTGCGAGGACTTTAAAAGACCTGATATAGACTAAAGGATTTATTGATATAATATACCAAATCCCTGGGACAATCACAAACAGACAACAGCTCTAATAGAAACATCTGGTCGTAAATCCCAGTACTTGTTTCTGCATCAGTTGCGACCTAAATAAGATGTTGCTCATAACAGTTTTGACTACAGAAATAATGCAAGAAGACTTTCCTGCCTGCTTATAGTTTCCTGATTGATAGCAAGAGCAAGTTGTCTCCTTGTTCCTGTGCACACAAGAGCTAAACCACAAACCTCCCATTGAACAATATGTAGTTAGCACTTTGCGCAAGTTAAGAAGCTTGAATCAAACTAAATTTACCATCAATAGGTTTAATCCAGCATATATTCTTTTTCTTCAAGTATCACTTAATCagtttggtgcaaaaaaataaaaaataaaaatcaaagcatGTGTTACTTTtgatgacacattttaaaacaatcttgtaattaaatcatattttagCTTATTTAAATGTATGTCAGTGCTTATTTTGAGCAACATTCAGTCCAGGTGAGCCAACAATTTATTACCTGGCTCTGTTCAAACACATGCATTGATTTTTAATTCGTCAGCATAAGATA
This DNA window, taken from Amphiprion ocellaris isolate individual 3 ecotype Okinawa chromosome 11, ASM2253959v1, whole genome shotgun sequence, encodes the following:
- the tank gene encoding TRAF family member-associated NF-kappa-B activator, coding for MERNIADQLNKAFEAYRQVSIEKDNAKKELQKMTEYYEQYTQELQKQIEDQQRLITELEAKLSATRQPSGEMKCEPCNHLLDGASTYRKIQYPENMGTVAVAPNLPVNSSVDYQDMLEAFEAIQGKFRQIRSLTRRQKDHLKRFHGGNDTSNDQRFSMPIQCTDRTAEAERPFSTALRSAVDIPLLPESLASRGASQEDRDLVDSLTKLSVKFPPSADSEYDFLNSAPERHIGLTMPMKRPLTSVSSTLTEEEPVELPMPFVYPPSPSHSTSSSLSQESVRGPQQPLWSPELCDAVDVGTELATPQSSSPDKCAFCHAVVPQDRMNSHLYLHFSPNNEADD